From Vicinamibacterales bacterium, a single genomic window includes:
- the rpsO gene encoding 30S ribosomal protein S15, with translation MALNKERKTELIDSYKTHEGDTGSPEVQVAILSERINYLTEHFKVHAKDHHSRRGLLQLVGQRRRLLDYVKRKDTGRYADLIRRLGIRK, from the coding sequence GTGGCACTGAACAAAGAGCGGAAGACCGAACTCATCGACAGCTACAAGACGCACGAGGGTGATACCGGCTCTCCTGAAGTCCAGGTGGCGATCCTCAGCGAGCGCATCAACTACCTGACGGAACACTTCAAGGTGCATGCGAAGGACCATCATTCGCGTCGCGGCCTGTTGCAGTTGGTCGGCCAGCGCCGCCGGTTGCTGGACTACGTGAAGCGGAAGGACACCGGACGATACGCGGACCTGATTCGCCGTCTCGGCATCCGCAAGTAG